One Asterias rubens chromosome 1, eAstRub1.3, whole genome shotgun sequence genomic region harbors:
- the LOC117307155 gene encoding probable ergosterol biosynthetic protein 28 encodes MKSLVRVWVGIVGLTAIVTSLQSFIDSSFLAERIYTLDKDSVTPALGRLFGTWTCLAGVVRILCAVFITSKPLYFATTYSFVLAFAYFASELLIFKTVELSAGVISPLIVAGGSTVLMLLAYRGIMDQQNLQTKKH; translated from the exons ATGAAGAGCCTTGTTCGTGTTTGGGTCGGCATTGTGGGTCTCACAGCCATAGTCACATCATTGCAAAGCTTCATTGATAGCTCCTTCCTAGCAGAAAGAATTTACACTTTGGACAAGGACTCAG TGACTCCAGCCCTTGGCAGACTGTTTGGAACCTGGACTTGTCTGGCTGGTGTAGTGAGGATTCTCTGTGCTGTATTTATCACCAGTAAACC GTTATACTTCGCCACAACGTATTCCTTCGTGCTAGCCTTCGCTTATTTTGCTTCAGAGTTGCTGATATTCAAAACAGTGGAACTTTCAGCTGGAGTCATATCCCCACTTATTGTGGCAG GCGGTTCAACAGTTCTGATGCTCCTAGCGTATCGAGGGATAATGGATCAACAAAATCTGCAAACGAAGAAACACTAG
- the LOC117292556 gene encoding dynein light chain 1, cytoplasmic-like, which yields MNRSRGISDDKQPAVIKNVDMDQELQDHATELADRALEKFNVEKDIAAYIKKEFDKDHSPTWHCIVGKSFGSYVTHETKNFIYFYIRQYAFLLFKSG from the coding sequence ATGAACCGCTCCAGGGGAATCAGCGATGATAAACAACCCGCTGTCATAAAAAATGTGGACATGGACCAAGAGCTACAAGATCACGCCACCGAACTTGCGGATCGTGCTCTTGAAAAGTTTAACGTCGAGAAGGACATCGCAGCCTACATCAAGAAAGAGTTTGATAAAGATCACAGCCCGACTTGGCACTGCATCGTAGGCAAGAGTTTCGGAAGCTACGTCACGCATGAAACCAAGAACTTCATCTATTTTTACATCCGCCAATATGCATTTCTGCTCTTCAAATCTGGTTAA
- the LOC117300051 gene encoding dynein light chain LC6, flagellar outer arm-like gives MSQTDPKAVIKNTDMDEDMQDYSISQANKALEKFSVEKDIAAYLKKEFDKTYSPSWHCIVGKNFGSYVTHETKSFIYFYLGQLAVLLYKSG, from the coding sequence ATGAGTCAAACGGATCCCAAGGCGGTGATCAAGAACACCGACATGGACGAGGACATGCAGGACTACTCCATCAGCCAGGCCAACAAAGCCTTAGAAAAATTCTCCGTTGAAAAAGACATCGCTGCGTACCTGAAGAAGGAATTCGACAAAACCTACTCGCCATCGTGGCACTGCATTGTGGGGAAAAACTTTGGCAGCTACGTCACCCACGAGACCAAAAGTTTCATCTATTTCTATTTGGGACAACTTGCAGTCTTGCTGTATAAATCAGGATAG
- the LOC117291429 gene encoding dynein light chain LC6, flagellar outer arm-like, whose protein sequence is MSTNRSSNRSSMNRTTTSTSSRMFSGGSGGDSSQKEVVIKNVDMDQEIQDYATDIARASLEKFNVEKDIAAYIKKEFDKAYNPTWHCIVGKNFGSYVTHETKSFIYFYIGQTAFLLFKSG, encoded by the coding sequence ATGTCGACGAACCGCAGCTCGAACCGCAGTTCGATGAACCGCACGACGACGAGTACGTCAAGCCGGATGTTCTCGGGCGGCTCCGGCGGCGACAGCTCCCAGAAAGAGGTGGTCATCAAGAATGTAGACATGGATCAAGAGATTCAAGACTACGCCACGGACATCGCAAGGGCGTCACTTGAGAAGTTCAACGTCGAGAAGGACATTGCAGCCTACATCAAGAAGGAGTTCGACAAGGCGTACAACCCGACTTGGCACTGCATCGTGGGCAAGAATTTTGGAAGCTACGTCACGCATGAAACCAAGAGCTTTATTTACTTTTACATTGGCCAGACGGCATTTCTGCTCTTCAAATCTGgttaa
- the LOC117296848 gene encoding monocarboxylate transporter 13-like isoform X1 has product MEAESSRKSSAQVDRGWAWVVCIAGHFCIALTIGYATSLGVFFIEWKDQFELSATSSSWVVGMPLLVGSFGCLFMGDVALWLGIRRVSMLGSAVSGLASILASFSTNVWHLYLSGAMSGIGLMLVVSPSLVILSQYFRKRFALAVGLLVVGLSTGQSVFPLLFRLLIVNYGWRGAMMIGGAIQMNSVAACALFRPLRSSSSDKVKRVGRRLEGLDNKGAIDMDMGTTPSGTLRNTSQETQTPDQKRKTTNTEKDNLNELSERKLETKELDYTKSLDSIPIKAVVSDQQLNVKLHSQGSVQTQQEKHISPENEEPICDVSRQDVNINNLDHSPKENNGGRTFRDYFGFLDVFSNSLVMLIVLESCFFAIGLSTNATHLPARVKEAGWSEDQGALVLTIYAIVSIVTRATHGWFVDKNYIGAFKLLAIVLFGCAVVSCMNSVSDSYIFLIGYGVILGGFVGIAAPLTIFTAKSVARPSQAPSAMGLVLCALFLFSGTGSIIAGKIFDVTGNYVATFLTAGATFFAASILPFIVAVCKKRRQIE; this is encoded by the exons ATGGAGGCAGAAAGTTCACGCAAGTCGTCTGCACAAGTGGACAGAGGTTGGGCCTGGGTGGTTTGCATTGCAGGCCATTTCTGTATCGCATTAACCATCGGGTATGCTACGTCACTTGGTGTCTTCTTCATCGAATGGAAAGACCAGTTTGAATTGTCTGCTACATCTTCAAGTTGGGTGGTTGGTATGCCGCTATTGGTTGGAAGTTTCGGAT GTTTGTTCATGGGTGACGTAGCTCTGTGGCTCGGTATACGTCGTGTCTCAATGTTAGGCTCTGCTGTGAGTGGACTCGCCAGCATACTGGCATCATTTTCTACCAATGTCTGGCACCTCTACCTCAGCGGTGCAATGTCAG GCATAGGACTTATGTTGGTAGTTTCTCCATCATTGGTAATACTGTCTCAATACTTCAGGAAAAGATTCGCTCTGGCCGTCGGGCTACTCGTTGTGGGACTCAGCACAGGTCAGTCTGTCTTCCCACTTTTGTTTCGTCTCTTGATTGTAAACTACGGCTGGAGGGGAGCCATGATGATTGGAGGAGCTATCCAGATGAATAGTGTGGCAGCTTGCGCCCTCTTTCGACCACTCAGGTCATCAAGTTCGGACAAAGTTAAGCGTGTAGGAAGAAGATTGGAGGGATTGGATAATAAAGGGGCGATCGACATGGACATGGGAACTACTCCAAGTGGCACGTTACGGAATACTTCCCAGGAAACGCAGACTCCtgatcaaaaaagaaaaacaacgaACACAGAAAAAGACAACCTCAACGAACTATCAGAAAGAAAGTTAGAAACGAAGGAATTAGATTACACGAAATCTTTAGACAGTATTCCGATCAAAGCAGTTGTCTCAGATCAACAGTTAAATGTAAAGCTTCACTCACAGGGATCCGTTCAGACACAACAAGAAAAACACATCAGTCCTGAAAACGAAGAGCCGATTTGCGATGTTTCTCGCCAAGATGTCAACATAAACAATCTTGACCATAGTCCCAAGGAAAACAATGGAGGAAGAACATTTCGAGACTATTTTGGATTTTTGGACGTCTTCTCCAATTCCCTGGTTATGTTGATTGTTttggaaagttgtttctttgcCATTGGGTTGAGTACAAATGCGACACATCTTCCAGCTAGAGTCAAAGAGGCAGGCTGGTCAGAAGATCAGGGTGCGTTGGTTCTAACAATATATGCCATAGTTTCTATAGTAACCCGTGCAACTCATGGTTGGTTCGTGGATAAGAACTACATCGGTGCCTTCAAGCTGCTGGCGATTGTCTTGTTCGGATGTGCAGTTGTCAGTTGCATGAATTCAGTCTCTGATAGTTATATATTCTTGATTGGATACGGTGTCATTCTGGGTGGATTTGTGGGTATCGCAGCGCCTCTGACAATATTCACTGCGAAGAGTGTTGCCCGTCCGTCACAAGCACCGAGTGCTATGGGCTTGGTTTTATGCGCTCTGTTCCTGTTCAGCGGTACCGGATCAATCATTGCag GAAAGATTTTTGATGTTACAGGAAATTACGTCGCTACTTTCCTAACTGCTGGTGCCACGTTTTTTGCAGCGTCTATACTACCTTTCATTGTAGCAGTCTGCAAGAAAAGGCGGCAGATTGAATGA
- the LOC117296848 gene encoding monocarboxylate transporter 13-like isoform X2, whose translation MEAESSRKSSAQVDRGWAWVVCIAGHFCIALTIGYATSLGVFFIEWKDQFELSATSSSWVVGMPLLVGSFGCLFMGDVALWLGIRRVSMLGSAVSGLASILASFSTNVWHLYLSGAMSGLMLVVSPSLVILSQYFRKRFALAVGLLVVGLSTGQSVFPLLFRLLIVNYGWRGAMMIGGAIQMNSVAACALFRPLRSSSSDKVKRVGRRLEGLDNKGAIDMDMGTTPSGTLRNTSQETQTPDQKRKTTNTEKDNLNELSERKLETKELDYTKSLDSIPIKAVVSDQQLNVKLHSQGSVQTQQEKHISPENEEPICDVSRQDVNINNLDHSPKENNGGRTFRDYFGFLDVFSNSLVMLIVLESCFFAIGLSTNATHLPARVKEAGWSEDQGALVLTIYAIVSIVTRATHGWFVDKNYIGAFKLLAIVLFGCAVVSCMNSVSDSYIFLIGYGVILGGFVGIAAPLTIFTAKSVARPSQAPSAMGLVLCALFLFSGTGSIIAGKIFDVTGNYVATFLTAGATFFAASILPFIVAVCKKRRQIE comes from the exons ATGGAGGCAGAAAGTTCACGCAAGTCGTCTGCACAAGTGGACAGAGGTTGGGCCTGGGTGGTTTGCATTGCAGGCCATTTCTGTATCGCATTAACCATCGGGTATGCTACGTCACTTGGTGTCTTCTTCATCGAATGGAAAGACCAGTTTGAATTGTCTGCTACATCTTCAAGTTGGGTGGTTGGTATGCCGCTATTGGTTGGAAGTTTCGGAT GTTTGTTCATGGGTGACGTAGCTCTGTGGCTCGGTATACGTCGTGTCTCAATGTTAGGCTCTGCTGTGAGTGGACTCGCCAGCATACTGGCATCATTTTCTACCAATGTCTGGCACCTCTACCTCAGCGGTGCAATGTCAG GACTTATGTTGGTAGTTTCTCCATCATTGGTAATACTGTCTCAATACTTCAGGAAAAGATTCGCTCTGGCCGTCGGGCTACTCGTTGTGGGACTCAGCACAGGTCAGTCTGTCTTCCCACTTTTGTTTCGTCTCTTGATTGTAAACTACGGCTGGAGGGGAGCCATGATGATTGGAGGAGCTATCCAGATGAATAGTGTGGCAGCTTGCGCCCTCTTTCGACCACTCAGGTCATCAAGTTCGGACAAAGTTAAGCGTGTAGGAAGAAGATTGGAGGGATTGGATAATAAAGGGGCGATCGACATGGACATGGGAACTACTCCAAGTGGCACGTTACGGAATACTTCCCAGGAAACGCAGACTCCtgatcaaaaaagaaaaacaacgaACACAGAAAAAGACAACCTCAACGAACTATCAGAAAGAAAGTTAGAAACGAAGGAATTAGATTACACGAAATCTTTAGACAGTATTCCGATCAAAGCAGTTGTCTCAGATCAACAGTTAAATGTAAAGCTTCACTCACAGGGATCCGTTCAGACACAACAAGAAAAACACATCAGTCCTGAAAACGAAGAGCCGATTTGCGATGTTTCTCGCCAAGATGTCAACATAAACAATCTTGACCATAGTCCCAAGGAAAACAATGGAGGAAGAACATTTCGAGACTATTTTGGATTTTTGGACGTCTTCTCCAATTCCCTGGTTATGTTGATTGTTttggaaagttgtttctttgcCATTGGGTTGAGTACAAATGCGACACATCTTCCAGCTAGAGTCAAAGAGGCAGGCTGGTCAGAAGATCAGGGTGCGTTGGTTCTAACAATATATGCCATAGTTTCTATAGTAACCCGTGCAACTCATGGTTGGTTCGTGGATAAGAACTACATCGGTGCCTTCAAGCTGCTGGCGATTGTCTTGTTCGGATGTGCAGTTGTCAGTTGCATGAATTCAGTCTCTGATAGTTATATATTCTTGATTGGATACGGTGTCATTCTGGGTGGATTTGTGGGTATCGCAGCGCCTCTGACAATATTCACTGCGAAGAGTGTTGCCCGTCCGTCACAAGCACCGAGTGCTATGGGCTTGGTTTTATGCGCTCTGTTCCTGTTCAGCGGTACCGGATCAATCATTGCag GAAAGATTTTTGATGTTACAGGAAATTACGTCGCTACTTTCCTAACTGCTGGTGCCACGTTTTTTGCAGCGTCTATACTACCTTTCATTGTAGCAGTCTGCAAGAAAAGGCGGCAGATTGAATGA
- the LOC117295947 gene encoding uncharacterized protein LOC117295947: MCSKGRNITGVTFFFVVFLAVIGLLHSAPARRSFEGQTIGRDKVNMKRRSSPSNSTLPPYNNFSPTYCNFSVFKSESFHPVKEFNRLVKKGAIFVYLKLDFVNVKFDDPSSTYLEDIGNIIDPLTWVWSKGGRGKLLLGAPFNFNMISLTTLSHGVFSLTVKINASSVCNEPNSTDEDTLKEIKGLLQDMTKGENDARQAEVYDDDGEIICLEKQMYQTNDRLFASPFKLMEETSAYDCWQRGGDQVRVVRTEFWLTWIRVIGIILALFAPMAVRFLQQKNPPESDENGVDRLSLESDLPIGLKYTLFNWGNSNILVFTLRYFVFVGLFIVMEYVPQCLLTNTESYSMRNNALHRCKLIDTFTETWYNVGINLFTIIFHLIILFTCVKGTVHTTRTGTHNRLETHEESQSFEHRFQNFFEQDMLGYRAKMILNVKCWSKLVLYSWPLVIINRCIHSHIDSDVCLGLLSVLLYLPCVLLSLVYFAAETLPLLFFLKFFIQLFLPRGVKKISVLGFVLPYLLGIYTWTYKLVMNLFYVAEVLVHTFMGTVINADKVGPYVMTMLVLAMYVVDAVTSFYDGYHILLSDVMKEADALMDEAEVRSARRMINNQTSLGDGGNKYMGVIEEKEIATPLVKYKKNGIPTIELQLFWLIVEKYRPVRVHVARIMLQVIGITLLAVFWVNLLGETDSVHNNISTTVKIFSTVLLAGLFPLVNHLLNSTASQEFSAEARKTKIRMDILNIVINGKLSTTTPKEILRLPKCIRPEL; the protein is encoded by the coding sequence ATGTGCAGCAAAGGTAGAAATATCACCGGCGTGACTTTCTTCTTTGTCGTATTTCTCGCCGTGATTGGGCTGCTTCATAGCGCACCAGCACGTCGGTCGTTTGAAGGACAGACAATTGGCCGAGATAAGGTGAACATGAAAAGGAGATCCTCTCCTTCTAATAGCACTTTGCCGCCATATAACAACTTTTCACCAACATATTGCAACTTCTCCGTATTTAAATCCGAGTCGTTTCATCCAGTGAAAGAGTTCAACAGACTTGTAAAAAAGGGCGCCATTTTCGTCTATCTAAAGCTGGATTTCGTAAACGTTAAGTTTGATGACCCTTCCTCGACCTACTTGGAGGACATTGGAAACATTATTGATCCACTGACTTGGGTGTGGTCCAAAGGAGGTAGGGGGAAACTTTTACTTGGTGCTCCCTTCAATTTCAACATGATTTCGTTGACAACATTAAGTCATGGTGTATTCTCATTAACAGTGAAGATAAATGCATCTTCTGTTTGCAACGAACCAAATTCGACTGATGAGGACACACTCAAAGAGATCAAAGGACTTCTACAAGACATGACGAAAGGAGAAAATGACGCACGTCAAGCTGAAGTGTATGATGATGATGGGGAGATAATATGTCTCGAGAAACAAATGTATCAGACGAACGATAGGTTGTTTGCAAGCCCATTCAAATTGATGGAAGAAACAAGTGCATATGACTGTTGGCAGAGAGGCGGTGACCAGGTTAGAGTGGTGCGTACCGAATTCTGGCTAACTTGGATCCGCGTAATTGGCATCATCTTGGCTCTGTTTGCGCCGATGGCCGTGAGATTTCTTCAACAGAAAAATCCACCAGAGAGCGATGAAAATGGGGTCGACAGGCTCAGTCTGGAATCAGATCTCCCAATTGGACTAAAATATACGCTATTTAACTGGGGAAACAGCAATATACTGGTTTTCACATTAAGGTACTTTGTGTTTGTTGGGTTGTTTATAGTGATGGAATATGTTCCCCAATGTCTCTTGACAAATACAGAGAGCTATTCAATGAGAAACAATGCACTTCATCGCTGTAAGCTCATTGACACCTTTACAGAAACATGGTATAATGTTGGCATTAACTTATTCACCATTATCTTTCATTTGATAATACTGTTTACATGTGTTAAAGGAACGGTGCACACGACGAGGACCGGTACTCACAACAGACTCGAAACACATGAAGAGTCGCAATCATTTGAGCACCGTTTCCAAAATTTCTTTGAACAGGACATGTTAGGTTATAGAGCAAAGATGATACTTAATGTGAAATGTTGGTCGAAGCTAGTGTTGTACAGCTGGCCATTGGTCATTATTAACCGCTGCATCCATAGTCATATTGACAGTGATGTCTGTCTTGGTTTGTTAAGTGTGTTGTTGTATCTTCCGTGTGTCTTATTGTCATTGGTGTACTTTGCAGCAGAAACTTTGCCCTTATTGTTTTTTCTGAAATTTTTTATTCAACTGTTTCTCCCAAGGGGggttaaaaaaatatcagttttaGGTTTTGTGTTACCTTATTTGTTGGGTATCTATACTTGGACCTATAAGTTGGTGATGAACCTTTTCTATGTTGCAGAAGTACTTGTGCACACTTTTATGGGCACTGTGATAAATGCTGACAAGGTCGGCCCATATGTGATGACAATGTTGGTTTTGGCTATGTACGTAGTTGATGCAGTTACGAGTTTTTACGACGGATATCACATCTTACTAAGTGACGTCATGAAGGAGGCAGACGCCCTGATGGATGAGGCAGAGGTCCGCTCCGCAAGACGCATGATAAACAATCAGACGAGTCTTGGAGATGGAGGAAATAAATACATGGGTGttattgaagaaaaagaaattgcGACCCCTCTcgtcaaatataaaaaaaacggaatACCGACAATTGAGCTTCAGTTGTTTTGGCTGATTGTTGAAAAATACCGGCCAGTCAGGGTGCACGTTGCCAGGATAATGCTACAAGTCATCGGCATCACATTATTGGCCGTGTTTTGGGTAAACCTTCTGGGAGAGACTGACTCTGTACATAATAATATATCTACCACTGTCAAAATTTTCTCTACTGTATTATTGGCTGGGTTATTTCCATTAGTCAACCATTTGCTGAATTCAACCGCTTCTCAAGAATTCAGCGCTGAGGCAAGGAAGACAAAAATAAGGATGGACATTTTGAACATTGTAATAAACGGTAAATTGAGCACAACAACACCTAAAGAGATACTGCGACTCCCAAAATGCATCCGACCAGAACTGTGa